In a single window of the Bos taurus isolate L1 Dominette 01449 registration number 42190680 breed Hereford chromosome 23, ARS-UCD2.0, whole genome shotgun sequence genome:
- the RPS10 gene encoding small ribosomal subunit protein eS10, translating to MLMPKKNRIAIYELLFKEGVMVAKKDVHMPKHPELADKNVPNLHVMKAMQSLKSRGYVKEQFAWRHFYWYLTNEGIQYLRDYLHLPPEIVPATLRRSRPETGRPRPKGLEGERPARLTRGEADRDTYRRSAVPPGADKKAEAGAGSATEFQFRGGFGRGRGQPPQ from the exons ATGTTGATGCCTAAGAAGAACCGGATTGCCATTTATGAACTCCTTTTTAAGGAGGGGGTGATGGTGGCCAAGAAGGATGTCCACATGCCCAAGCACCCGGAGCTAGCAGACAAGAATGTGCCCAATCTTCACGTCATGAAAGCCATGCAG TCTCTCAAGTCACGAGGCTACGTGAAGGAACAGTTTGCCTGGAGACATTTCTACTGGTACCTCACCAACGAGGGCATCCAGTATCTCCGTGATTACCTCCACCTGCCCCCTGAGATCGTGCCCGCCACCCTGCGCCGCAGCCGTCCTGAGACTGGCCGGCCAAGGCCCAAAG GTCTGGAGGGAGAGCGACCTGCAAGACTCACTCGAGGGGAAGCCGACAGAGACACCTACAGACGAAGCGCCGTGCCCC CTGGTGCCGACAAGAAGGCCGAGGCCGGGGCTGGGTCAGCAACTGAATTCCAGTTT AGAGGCGGATTTGGTCGTGGACGTGGTCAGCCACCTCAGTGA